Within the bacterium genome, the region TAAGGCTATTTAGAAATGGGTAGTTTTTTGGGAAAGATAATTTGAAGAGTAGTTATTAGAAAATAATTACTCAGCTCTTTGAAATTAAAATATGTGAAAGAGCAATTTTCAGCAGTTTCCCGCTAAAAAGCACATACTCCATCGCTAAATCCTATCTCTTAAGTCAATTGCTTCTCGTTATGGCTAACTCGTTCCTGAGACTATTACTAATCTGCCTCTAAGAATGAAATCCCTTATTCGCTTCACAATCAGTGCAATCAGGCTCAGTAATACATGAATCCACATGTTTGCAATTCCCCTTACCTTTGGAGCTTCAAGTAAGTCCCTACCCTTGAGTTCAGAAAAACACCTCTCTATTGCAGTTCTGAAATTGTATAACTTTTTCCATTCCCCAGAATCTCGCAAAATACTGTCCCTTATCTCTTGAGTCGGATAAACATAAAATACTCTGCCATACCCCGAGAGAGGCTTGCATTTGTTAGCTAATGGACAATCTTTGTGCCTACAGAGTAACTTCTGCCGATTGCTCCTTTTGGGTTCCTTACCATCTCTCATGAGTTTTAGATGAGTGGCAGGACAGCTAAAAGTATTGCCAGTTCTCAGGAGGTCAGAGCCAGAACTTGGGATTTCAAGTTCGCTAAAGAGGTCTATTTCCTCTTTCCCTCGCTTCTTGCCACGCCGGTTTAAATCAATAACAGGGATAATATTAGAGTCAATACAGCTCTTATAGTTATCGTGTGAGTCATACGCTGAGTCAATAGCTGCTACTTCTGGTGAGAGAAGTTTTGTGGTTTTCTGAATAAGGGACTTTGCTTTTGGACCGTCAGCTTCATTGCCCGGTGAGACTTCTACTTCTATTCTACTGGGATTATACCACAGAAAAGAGAGGAGGCAAGCAAAAAGTGGGAGGTG harbors:
- a CDS encoding transposase codes for the protein HLPLFACLLSFLWYNPSRIEVEVSPGNEADGPKAKSLIQKTTKLLSPEVAAIDSAYDSHDNYKSCIDSNIIPVIDLNRRGKKRGKEEIDLFSELEIPSSGSDLLRTGNTFSCPATHLKLMRDGKEPKRSNRQKLLCRHKDCPLANKCKPLSGYGRVFYVYPTQEIRDSILRDSGEWKKLYNFRTAIERCFSELKGRDLLEAPKVRGIANMWIHVLLSLIALIVKRIRDFILRGRLVIVSGTS